The following DNA comes from Hordeum vulgare subsp. vulgare chromosome 3H, MorexV3_pseudomolecules_assembly, whole genome shotgun sequence.
tagtgtaggagagttgtaacagcgagAGTCCGacgcttcagaagattcccctcttattccattgtcgtcgtgcgattagattgtttgtcgctttcatcatcgcatcatgcacatcatctcgattgcatcgacactccgttgtcgccagttttcaaaacccgcatccattattagttgtcggttctctctgttatcgtcgttgaccgtttcgagaccaaccacacatgcacgcgcccgcggcatcattatAATATACTTTTAGAAgtatgtataaaatattctcggattggtttGAAACTTagcgtgcggtcttattatagtgtaggtaggtcgcctgtcaaattcgtcgcaatcggagttcgtttgatacccgaacgggcgaccatagcggcaccgtcttcagtTTATTGTCGGACGGTTTTCTATGTTTAAAATCTCGTTCCAGActgcaaacctccctctcttcttagCCCACCACCACTCTACGCAGCCACTAAGCCCACCTAGCCCTAGGGCGTAGTCGAGACCGTCCGATTGCGATCCTACGGTCGAAATCGGAGttacaaaccctaaccctaaccccctaTCTTTAAATAGAAAGCAAACCCTAATCGCCCTCGAACTCAATGACCCCACAGCCAGCAGCCAGCGCCCTCTCTCTCCCACCTTCTCCCAGCCACGAGCGGGCTCTCCAGGCCCAGATCCAGCCCTCTCCGGTCCGGATCGAGCCGCAAGCCGCCTCCCGCTCCCTCAGCCTTGCCCCTCGCATGGTGCTCAAGCGCCCCGACTCTCCTCCTCATGTGGCTCCCATGGCTACCTCCTGCCGACGCCCCAAGGCCAGCCGTGATGTGGTTATCGGAGCTGAACCTCGCTAGACCGCCGCCAGATCACCACGCGGAGCTTCCcccgctcctctctctctctctctctctctctcttcctccgtcCATTTCTCTCTATCTCACCCCGCTTAATCTCTCTCCCGCAGGTGTCCCTCCCGTGGCCTCCCAACGCTTCTGCCATCACCGGATCTGAGATCCCCGAGCCTGGATCCGTTGTTTCCCATCGCCCCCATGCCCTTCCGGACACCGTGGAGCCTCGTGCCGTCGTGTGCAACCCGCCTCCAACGTGGGAGCTCGAGGAGATCGACTCCTCCCGCTCGTCGTTGACCAGCGCCACGCGGGCTGCGCCAGGGCCTCGCCCTGTGGGTCGCGTGAGCCGGCCCAGCTCCCCCTTTTGGCCTGCCTCGCCCTCCTCCGCCGACCTGGGCTATGGCCCGCTCTGGTGAGCCACCCCCGAGCCTCTAACCCACGCCCTAAGCGGTGCCTAGCTATCGTGCGCCCACGATCTGTTTTCGGCCCATAGCAGTTTTCGGCCCGAATAGGTTTTTTTAGGTCCTTGATTTTATCTAATTGCGAGGGATTTCTAAAAATTGCATgattttaaaacgcccgtaacttttaaaccgtgtgtcGTATGCAGAAACCGtaaatatgtaaaacgtgtagaattttgtgtagattaatattttaactctcatgcatataaaaaattgTTAACCTTGCGGTTTGCCTCGTtttgcatgatgccatgctaaacGGTTTAATTTgtagctagttaaccgtagctccgttggagatgagctttcTATGTAAAcccactagaatgacgtgtagtttcacgtgaatcactttattttgccgtttaacaaacttaaacTATGTTTAGGTCAGAACCGGATAGATTTCAAAGTTAATGTGTGGAGTTGttttggaaatgctatatgtcgtttgcggcctcatttaaaatgcctagataggtagtttaattatcctTCACCCgtggccatgtttaacaacatttaatattattgTGTAAATAAGCGGgagcgaactaaataattaaaatgtggagtttcgtcaatatacaactcgttgcatattgagcttcacttaatgtgtagcgtttgattattgtgaattgtcgtgtcgtgccttgcataattgaaccgttcatgcatcatatatgtTTTGCATCATGCCGTGCATTTgtagtggtgaatatcgtgtggtgattcttatttccggtttgcttcatctcgataaagttctgcaagcgtgtcggaatgtgaggaaccgttcgactacttcggttcgtctgcttcacggagtcgttcttcttccaagcggaatcaCAGGCAATATGAACATTTCCATAGATACCATTAATAtccttgccatgctagttgtctcgtttctttcgctatgtctcgctgcctacctccTGTTAAATGCCagtctcccaacattgccatgaaaacctctaaccttttccacaacccagcaaaccactgattgcccATGTTACCGCTTCCTCAgccttttgatagcgttgctagttacaggtgtagatgcttccatgtgagaacatgggttccttgttatatcaccatattattgctaattaatttaatgcacctatatagttggtaaaaggtggaaggcttggccttctagcctggtgttttgttccacctttgccgctttagtttcggctaccggtgttatgttccataaatgagcgctcctaacatgcttggggttgtgatAGGGATAaaactggtctcgcaaggcccaacataggtactatatttgcccaacataataattctgttaatactgaaaaaacatagggcgtcatgaacccgaggagtaattcaacataatacagggagggccagtgctggtcctaaatagagcattgtgtggggccaacccgaggaaactcgggtgatgtctatcaggccctatacactagcttatccgtcttgtcctgagaacgagatacgcggcacctatcgggatcgtcgacacgccgggcggccttgctggacttttttacctttctcgagcgtctcgtgcatgggattccgaggatactttgggctatctcgagattgaggttttccagtaggaacccgaggagatcacgggttttccctgatcgaggtcattccgacgcagcgtgtggtagtttgtgatggactagttggagcacccctgcagggttagatatttgggaaagccgtgcccgtggttatgtggcaaaattggaaaatttgtttaacatccggttctagataacttgaagttaacttaactaaaacttgccaactgggtTTTGGGaaaagaaggggttttgcaatatCTATCACAACTTATAGTAATTGGGaagagaaggggttttgcaatatTTGGTGAAACAAGGTTTTGATGAGAAGAATAGTTGGATCCCATCACACAAGTCACATAGCACTTCACACACTCCAACAAACAAAATGCAACACAGACAACAAGATAATATGTTATGATGccatcatgccatgatgcaacaagtGACGAAGACAAACTTAAACTCTTATTCAAACTCATCATGCCACATAGGAAGGTGTCATACAAGGAATGATACAAAATTGGAAAGGAATGCACCGGGGCTGTTACatagtcggtgcaaccgagtttttactttGATTTCACCGAGTtgagcaataatgttgtaacgtttGGAGTTCTatatatgcctatatatacccctctaccTACCTCTCATTTgaagaggaagcacttagaacgaACCAATACATGCcccatccattttttgagagagagagacacctacttatgtgttgagatcaagatattccaatcctactatatgaatcttgattagcctcccaaagttgctttccacccaatcaatctcttctacccaagccaaatatgcgagagagtgattgagtgttgaggacactatcttttgaagcacgagagcaagttgttaatcatactaccacatctattacctttttgagggtggtgtctcctagattggttaggtgtcgtttaGTAGCCTCTGACTTCgtttggagttgaaccaagaagtttgcaagggcgaggagatcgcctactttgtgaagatctaccccgagtgaggctaggccTTCATAGACGTAAGCCATCATGAAAtaaacaaggttgcttctccgtggacccttcatGGATTGAGCCCTCCCTGGACTCTCGCGACCGTTAAACTCCAtggattgaagtctccatcaatatGGACGTACGATAACACCACCTATCGGGATCATGCCAAAAATGTCTGTGTCAATCTtttcgtttgatcttcctattccTACCTTCTACTTACACGTGCATGCATTTACTTTtctctgctatactcttagacttgcatgtgtagggtgtatttttttagaaaaggaggatgacccccggtaTCTGCATCTCGGAGACGCATGcgaccattttattgattattcccgACGACCTTACAAAGTAATACAACAATATGCTTGAagccgctactcctatccatatgatgaaggggtgcaagcagggccaaatacccagacctctcacctaagcctaacatctaaagccggaggccctgaccgagccacataccgggtccggggcacaaaccggtctgacgcactcacatgtgtcgtcgccACCATCTTTCACATACTCTTGTTATGAAACCTCATTTTCTTTAATTCCCCGCAACAAGGGCTTTGTTGCAAAAAACCCTCTTCTCTAATTTCCTGCAGCAAGTCCCTTtctataaaatattttctttctaATTTTCTGTAAGAATGCCGTGTTTTAAAAATTAAAACACATATGTGGTTGCGTCTAATTTTCTGTAACAAGATCCTTGTTGTAAAAATTGCAAcatcttgggccgcatcacgcacTAACATGGTCGCCTTTTGCTGCTGCTATTCCGCCACAACGTTGTTATTGCAAAAACTTGGAATGGACATGAACATACGACATGGTGATGTGGCTGCTGCGAGCACTGGTGGTGCAAGAACGGCGGTGAGCTTGATGGTGCTCCACAGCCACGTGGCGGGTCTCACCGGATCCGGTCGCCGGGAGGAGTTTGGTGGCGGAGAGCCGCCATGGATGCGCTCGCGACGACCTACAGGCAGGGGCACTTGGCTTGGTTGCTGGTTGTGAGTGCTCGGTCCGCAACAAGCTAGTTAATTCAGTCAAGCCAATTGAAACAAGGGATGAGTTGCGAAACTTGTACTAGGATAGAGATTGCTTTTGAGTGGTTCAATCCAAATCAAATCCGACGACTGTGGAGGAGGTCGATGCATGAATAAACATCCGCCGATTGAGCGATAGTGTTTTTCACAGAAAAAATACCCTAAGGTTGTATATAAAGACCACCATAGCCACAATTACTATCGAAAGTGGTTGATCTTTGTTATGAAATATTTTGAATACAAATAATAGAAAATATGGTCGACATTTACTTGAATCGGAGAGGATGGGTGTGCAATGGTGTTGGAGTATGCATACACCGGAGTTGAAGGTGACCCGTTGACCTGTTTGTATATATAATTTTTCGTTCATTACAACGCACGGACGTATTTACTAGTAAGATCTTATGACATCTAATATAAATGCAATCGGATGAAAAACGTCAACAAAAAATTGTCACCAGGGGAATGAGAGATGAGGCGAACCGCTTCGGCTAGCAGCGCGAGAGAAGCTTGGCGCAACGTAAACCCAAACACAAAACGAGCGTAGCAAAAGTCAACAGCAGATCTGGcgatggacacaaacttggagaGAATATAACCACGGCACGTGCAGCCTACGCTGCGTATTACTCTAGGACCTGGACGTCAAATTGACGTCGGTTGAGGACCTGGACGAGCTGTCGACGCTGCTGCAGGTGCCCCTCGTCGCCGGCACCGTCAACCGGGGGAGCGACGCCATCGCCGCCGGCATTGTGGTCAACGACTGGGCGGCCTTCTGCGGTTCCGACACCATGGCGACCGAGCTCTCAGTGGTGGAGAGCGTCTTCAGGCTGAGGGACGCCCGGCCGGGGGCATTGTGCGCCGACCACAGGAAATCCTTGGTTGAAAGCTGCTTTCTTTAAGGGTGTGTTCAGTTTGAGGATAAGGTGTCATGGGATGGGTTGATTCCATCCCTGGCAGCTCATCCTCGTGTTCACTTGTGTTTTCATCCGGAACCGGACCGTCCGCATGCAATGGATATTCCTTTAAGATGCTTCATCTACCGATGCCTGGGAAATGTAGGAACCGGCTCGTTATTCATCGATTGaacgcaaaagaaaagaaaaaaacaaagccTCACCGCTCACCCCCTTTACCCCCGAGGATGTCCCACCCAGCCGCCGCTCACCACCGAACCCTatcctctcgctctccctctcgttcTTCCCTCCCAGCCGCCGCTCTCCCCTCGCATCTGCTCTCCACCGACGGTGAGACGACGGCCACAGGCAGGGAAAGAACCGGACGGCCAGCGGCGGGAAGGAACCTGCCGCGCCCACCCCATCTTCCTCTCGTCCGACCTGCAGTAGTTCCTCCCCCAGCTCATCCTGTGCAgcagcccctcctcctcccagccCGACCCGCCGCGCCGACCCCATCTTCGTCGAGCTGCAgcagcccctcctcctcccagccCAACCCGCCGCGCCGACCCCATCTTCGTCGAGCTGCAGCAGCCCCTCTCCTCCTGAAGGTATGCATCTTGTTGGCCAGCACCATCCCTCCACTTTCCTTTTACTAGGAAAAGCTAGGCTTCTTGCTGCTGTTATGTTTGATAGAGTCCATGCATTGTAGATGGTCAAGAGGGTGAATagaaggaagaggatgattagggGTGCTGCTGTTTTTGTGGTTCTTGCTGCAGTGGCGGTAATTGTTCGTGCCATaataaggaagaggagagcttGCATTTCCTATGGCCCTATGCATGAAAGAGACCGGCAAAGATTTGATTATCTAAGTAGCAAAATTTggcagtgtgatgttaagtgtaaAAACATGTTGAGGTTTGAGAGGGCTCCTTTCTTTCATTTGTGTGACATATTGAGGGATCGCAAGTTGCTCAAACCGACTATACATTTAGATGTGGAGCATCAAGTGGCAATGTTTTCGCATACTATTGGACATAACCTTCGGAATAGGGTTGTGGCAACAAACTTTTGTAGATCATTTGGGACAATTAGCATCTACTTTAGACGTGTCCTTCATGCCATAGGTCAGCTGCGTAATGATTATATCAGGCCCCTTCGTTGGAGATCCCAACAAAAATAGAAGGAAATCATCGGTTTGACCCATATTTCAAGGTATTTAAAAAAACTATTCCTTAGCTATTTAGGATATAAATCATGCCATTTACTATTTTGTCAATATATAGGATTGCATTGGAGCTATTGATGGAAACCATGTGCGAGCATCGGTTACAAAGGATGTTGAAGCCTCTTTTCGTGGTAGGAAGGGATTCACCACTCAAAATGTGATGGCAGCGGTAGATTTTGACCTCCGCTTCACATATGTGTTGGCTGGTTGGGAGGGGACAGCCCATGATGCGACTGTTTTAGCTGATGCATTAGCACGTGAGAGAGGGTTACAAGTGCCAGAAGGTAAGAGATTGCCTTAGATTTGTCCATATATCTACCTTAGTTGATGCGGGATATGGAGCCTTATCAccatttttctttctcttttttaggAAAATTCTACCTAGTTGATGCGGGATATGGAGCCAAACCCGGTTTCTTGCCACCTTTCCGTGCCGTGAGATACCATTTGAACGAGTGGGGCAACAATCCAGTTCAAAATGAAAAGGAGTTGTTCAATTTGAGACACTCATCACTACGGGTGACGGTAGAGCGAGCTTTCGGATCTCTCAAGAGGCGATTCAAAATTTTAGATGATGCCAAACCATTCTTTCTATTTCCGGTACAAGTAGACATTGTCATAGCTTGTTGCATCCTTCATAATTATGCACTATCTCAAGGGACTGATGAATTCATTATGCCGGAGGTGACGTGGACCACCCAACCAGTTCGAACACAAAGGCAACAAGCAAGTGACCATAGGGCCACGATTGACCGTAGGCAACAAATTGCTACACAAATGTGGGTGGATAGGCAGGCCATGTATGGAAATTGAGTAGTATGGCATATTACATGTCAAAACCATGTATCTTTGAGTTTATGTAATGGCTCGATAATTGTACCATTTGTTCTGTTGAAACAATCTATTACTATCATTGTTATTCTTTTATGGCTGGAGAGAATGTTACTTACTATCATTGTTATTCTTTTATGGCTGGACAGAAATTGATTTACTATATTTGATACATTTTCATGGTTGGACTGAATTTTATTTACTATATTTGATACATTTTCATGGCTGGACAGAATTTTACATACTATATTTGATACATTTTCATGGCTGGGCAGAAATGGACACCATTGATCTCTCCGAAGCAAGTGCAACCACTGCTGGAAGTGGACAAGCTGGGTGGACCAActccatgaccaccatgatgctaGGCTTCTTGGATAACCTAGTTGCTGATGGCAAGAGGACTTCAAGTGGGTTCAAGATGATGCATCACAACCAATGTGCTGCAGCTTTGAACGAACACTTCAAGCTAGTGATCACCGGCGGCGAGGTTTACAACCATCTTAAGAAGTGGAGGAAGATTTGGGGCACGCTGGTCACATTGAAGAATTTAAGTGGAGCTTTATGGGATGACGATACTTGTACTATCAGGCTGAGCCATGATCACTATGCAGGTCATTGCAAGGTAAGCTTTGATGCATGAAGATTTGACATGGCCTTCTTGAACAATTTTTGTACTATCAGGCTAATCATTTGAACAATTTTTGTAGGATCACAAATCTGACGTGGCCTTCTTGAATACCCGAGTTGAGCACTACCGTGCGATGGAGACAATTTTCATGCAAAAAACTACTACAGGAAAGAATGCAAGGTCTGGTAATGATGACCTTTCCATTGAAACAGAAGATGATGACAATGGTGAGGTGAACATGTCACCAAATGTTGGTGAGTCCTCAAATCCCAATGAACCAGCAAAAAAGAAGGCTAAGGTGGTGAAAAATAAGGATGATCCGTCGATGACAACTCTTCAAGATGGGTTCAAACTTGTAGCTGCAGCTCTTGTGAAGTCTGCTGGAGATGACGATACTATACCTGATGACCTTTGGGAAGTTGTCTCCAGCACTATTGGATTTGCTGAAGGATACCTTGCTCACTACTATGCCCATCTTGTGGACAATCCCAAGATAGCAAGAGCTTTCATGTCGCTCAGCGACTCTAACTGGTTGATTTGGGTGAGTAGGTATGTGACGAAGAACTTCGCATGATGCATTTCTCGTATGGACTAGCGTGAGATGATGAACTTTGCATTATGAACTTGTATCGAACTTTAATTAGGAGAGCTTTTGGATGACTAGTATGTGAACCATATGTATGGATTGTAATGAACAATATTTCTTTTCGATGATGACCTTGTGATATTGTTGCATCTTATGATATTTGTATTGAAAATCTGTTATATATGTTGTTATATATTTGTTTGACTTGTGATGATATACTATTAAATTGCTTGTTGAAAATACAAAGAAAATGTTGTCAAAATTTTAAATTATATGTTGTCCAAATCTGAGATATATATGAGCACATTAGAGGTAATCTCACCATTCATATGAAGAGGTGAGTGGAATGAGATTCTTCTCATTTTACCTCCCAAACCAAACACATCGACGGAATCAACCCATGCCATTTTTTATGTCCAACCGAACACAAGAATGGAACCAATCCATGCATCCAGAATGGAACCATGACATTCCATGCAATTTGATCCTCAAACCGAAAACACCCTAGCACTAAAAGCATTTCGCTAGCCAAATGGTAGTATTACTATGTGGATACATGAACGACGACATCGATGATTTTAGATATGGAGAATAAGAACATTTCATATTATTGAATTTATAGGTGTAAATGATGGCTTTATATAGATTGATATATGTTTTTATCAGACCTTTATGAGATAATTAATAAAAACGACGGCATACATAGGATAACCTCCTTTTCTAAAGAGAAAAGGTACTATTACGGTGGGTGCGGTGCCAATGGTCAAGTGTGCGTACCAGTACTAGAACTATACTTCAGTAGCAATCTTGCTTGCCCTTATGATTTGCGTTGCATGGCCACACGCATCACAGAATATGAACTAGTCCGTACTACTAATTTTTTTGCTATGTCAATGGGATGGGGTGGTAACGTGACAA
Coding sequences within:
- the LOC123439825 gene encoding putative nuclease HARBI1, whose product is MAAVDFDLRFTYVLAGWEGTAHDATVLADALARERGLQVPEGKFYLVDAGYGAKPGFLPPFRAVRYHLNEWGNNPVQNEKELFNLRHSSLRVTVERAFGSLKRRFKILDDAKPFFLFPVQVDIVIACCILHNYALSQGTDEFIMPEVTWTTQPVRTQRQQASDHRATIDRRQQIATQMWVDRQAMYGN
- the LOC123439826 gene encoding uncharacterized protein LOC123439826; translation: MDTIDLSEASATTAGSGQAGWTNSMTTMMLGFLDNLVADGKRTSSGFKMMHHNQCAAALNEHFKLVITGGEVYNHLKKWRKIWGTLVTLKNLSGALWDDDTCTIRLSHDHYAGHCKDHKSDVAFLNTRVEHYRAMETIFMQKTTTGKNARSGNDDLSIETEDDDNGEVNMSPNVGESSNPNEPAKKKAKVVKNKDDPSMTTLQDGFKLVAAALVKSAGDDDTIPDDLWEVVSSTIGFAEGYLAHYYAHLVDNPKIARAFMSLSDSNWLIWVSRYVTKNFA